The genomic DNA CCTCGCAGCCGACGAAGTACGACCCACGGCGCGACCGCCGGACGATGAGCGTCTCGCCGCACTCGGGGCAGGGGCCGAGCCGCTTGTCGTCCTTCAGCGCCTCGCGAAGGTGCTCGCCGATGGCCTCGCGCGAGTCGTGGAGTTCGTCGAACACCCGCCCTAACATCTCGCGCGACTCGTCGGTCACGTCGTCCAGCGTCGCCTCCCCGTTGGCGATGGCCGTCATGTCCTGCTCGAGTTGCTGGGTCATCTCCTCGTCGACGACGAGGTCGGCGAACTCCTCGGCCGCTTCGACGACCGCCATCGCCAGGCGCGTCGGCCGCGGCGGGTCGTCCTCGATGTAGCCGCGGTCGTACAGTTTCTCGATGGTGTTGTGTCTGGTACTCTTTGTGCCGATACCGAGACCTTCCATGGTCTCGATGAGCCGAGACTGGCCGCGCCGGCGCGGGGGCTGGGTCTGCTTCGCTTCGAGTCGCGCGTCCGTCAGATCGAGGGCCTCGCCCTCGTCCACATCGGGGACGAGGTTCTCGTCCGACGACGCGTACGGATAGACGTCCAGATAGCCCGGCTCCAGCAGGCGCTTCCCGTTGGCCTTCAGCTGGCAGCCGTTCGCCTCGGCCGTGACGCGGAGGTGCTCCCACTCGGCGGGGTCGGCACAGGTCGCGAGGAACCGCCGGACGACGAGTTCGTACACCTCCCACTCGTCGTCGCCGATGTCGGCCTTCCCCGGGACCTCGCCGGTTGGGTGGACGGGCGGGTGATCGGTCGTCTCCGTCTCCCCGCGCGTGGGCTCGATGTCGTCACCGTCGAGCAGCGAGGCGGCGTCCTCGCCGAACGCGCCCGTGTCCGCGAACGTTGCGACCAGGTCCTCGGGGTCGAGGTCCTCCGGGTAGACGGTGTTGTCGGTGCGGGGGTAGGTGATGTAGCCGGCGGTGTACAGGTCCTCGGCGATGCTCATGGCGCGGCCGGCCCCGTAGCCCAGCGAACTCGCCGCGCGGATGAACTGGGTCGTGTTGAACGGCGCCGGCGGCTCGTCGGTTCGGGTCCGGCGCCGGACGCCGGTGACCGTCGCGCTCGTCGCCTGCGAGAGCGCCGCGTACGCGTCGTCGGCGTCGGCCTCGTTCCAGACGCGCTCCTCCTCGGTCCCGCCCTCGCCCTCGAAGAAGTACTGCGCCTCGAACTCCACGCTGTCCTTGTGGAGGTCGGCGAACAGCTCCCAGTAGTCCTCCGGGTCGAACGCCTCGATCTCGCGCTCGCGGTCGACGATGAGCTTGAGCGTCGGACTCTGGACCCGCCCGACGGAGATGAAGTCCTCGCCGAGCTGCCCGGCCGACAGCGAGAGGAAGCGTGTGAGGGCAGCGCCCCACAGCAGGTCGATGATCTGGCGCGCCTCGCCGGCGGCGGCGAGGTCGAAGTCCAGTTCGTCCGGG from Haloglomus litoreum includes the following:
- a CDS encoding DNA topoisomerase I — translated: MELIITEKDNAARRIADILSDGSAGTDRRNGVNVYQWDGGQTVCVGLSGHVVAVDFPPEYDDWRDVRPVELLRADIEKRPTQENIVRTLQELAREADEAVIATDYDREGELIGKEAYELVTEVASMPIERVRFSSITEREVKNAFENPDELDFDLAAAGEARQIIDLLWGAALTRFLSLSAGQLGEDFISVGRVQSPTLKLIVDREREIEAFDPEDYWELFADLHKDSVEFEAQYFFEGEGGTEEERVWNEADADDAYAALSQATSATVTGVRRRTRTDEPPAPFNTTQFIRAASSLGYGAGRAMSIAEDLYTAGYITYPRTDNTVYPEDLDPEDLVATFADTGAFGEDAASLLDGDDIEPTRGETETTDHPPVHPTGEVPGKADIGDDEWEVYELVVRRFLATCADPAEWEHLRVTAEANGCQLKANGKRLLEPGYLDVYPYASSDENLVPDVDEGEALDLTDARLEAKQTQPPRRRGQSRLIETMEGLGIGTKSTRHNTIEKLYDRGYIEDDPPRPTRLAMAVVEAAEEFADLVVDEEMTQQLEQDMTAIANGEATLDDVTDESREMLGRVFDELHDSREAIGEHLREALKDDKRLGPCPECGETLIVRRSRRGSYFVGCEGFPDCENTYQLPSSGEPTVMEESCDEHDLNHVKMLAGRSTFVHGCPICKAEEADAQEDEVIGACPECGEEHGGELAIKHLQSGSRLVGCTRYPDCDYSLPLPRRGDIEVTDERCPEHDLPELVVHDGDGDPWELGCPICNFEEFQARRATRDLDDLDGVGEKTAAKLADAEIESLSDLQAADPDDVASRVSGVSADRVRDWQEQVESAS